The Coccinella septempunctata chromosome 9, icCocSept1.1, whole genome shotgun sequence genomic interval tgcgtaattctggtttacttttttgacctcaaacttcacactgacacttctaatgagttattgttcattcCAATGgtaacggaatattttttgtatgcatggaactggtctaggctaactagatatcaatacatcttcgtatcTATTCAGGTAAACTAAATCTGGTGGACCTAGCCGGCTCTGAGAGGCAAGCCAAAACTGGAGCCACTGGAGACAGGCTGAAGGAAGCTACCAAAATAAATCTGTCTCTTAGCGCCCTAGGAAACGTGATATCCGCATTGGTTGACGGTAAAGCCAAACACATACCTTACAGGGACTCTAAACTGACGCGTTTACTACAGGTGAGTGGACAATCTGCTAAATCAAATCGTATTTCTAACTTCTTTGGCGCGTAAGGACTCCCTTGGAGGAAACACGAGAACCCTGATGATCGCATGTATTGGTCCTTCCAGTAGGGATTATATGGAAACACTGTCGACGCTCAGATATGCAAATAGGGCCAAGAATATTTACAACAAACCAAAGGTCAATGAGGTGAGTGTGTACGCTTTATCGTTATTTAATTCTGAAACATTTCCCTGATGTGGatgattattattcatattattcgTTGACTCATGGGAGTTATGGCACATGGGGATCTACTCTGATAGTCAGGGGACCATCAAAGTactcctatgtcatcgactcaaagctgacATGGAAGTGACAgaggaaactcaatgaaataggtCAGAAAAACAAGGTCTCTTCAGTCCTCCTGGTCACTCTGGAATTAGAGGAAATGAAGAGGCCTACATACTAGCCTGGAAGGTAGCTCATacgccactcactggcccagaacctttctgtggtataggaaaatgtaccATAAGAAAGAGATTTTGGAGAAGGAAGAGGAATGGCCCATTCCAAAAAGTTGCTCTTGGAATTTCGTAAttgcaagatccaagaagtatttggataaGCTACGCCTCCTCACTGGCTTCCTCACAGGCATTGTGGCCTTAGAAAGCATCTTATAAGATCAGAAACTGAAGAGTGTAGATTCTATGAGAAAGAGGAGGTTAAAAATGCCTCCTCATTGCAAGCCTGCGCAAGAAATGTCCTGGAAGAGAAATTTATAGGAGGAATAATGACTCCTTGAAGCTCTGTcagagttcattggaactctgaaGCTGGAGGGTGAGCTACAGATGGGGCAGTTGTGAGAGCAGCTCTGATGgtgggcacaatagaccttataAACCAAGTATAACATGTTAGCTCCACTGGTGAGTAGTTTGTGGTCCAATATCACACCAAGACTGTGCCCAATTCCAAACAAACTATGATAGTTGATGCTTTTTTGGGTCAATAACTCCCTCCATTTCTACATTGAACTCTCCCAATTCCAGGACCCAAAAGACACCATCCTCCGACAGTACCAAGAAGAGATCGAGAGGCTCAAGACTCTCCTCGAAACAAAGACAACGACAGATGGTACAAAACTGGCGGATATCATCGAATCGAACGATAACCTTCAACTGACCAACACAGAACTGGACGCCAAGAGGGACGAACTCATAAGGGAGTACGAGGAGGAGATGCAGAAGCTGAAGAACCTCCACGAGAACGAAAAGATCGAGAAGGAGAACATCCTGAAACAGATCGAACAGATAAAGAAGGAGTACGAGAGGAGTCTGAACGTGATGAATCGAGAGATGAAGGTTAGAAAAGAGAAGGATCTGGTAACAGACGAGGAGATCTTGAGGAGGATAGAGGTGTTGAAGGCGTCTATGATAGGTGGGGAGAGAGCACACGACAAGGAGCTATCAGAGAGGAGAAAGAGGAAGAAGAGAGCAGCTGAACAGAGAGCCAGGTAAGATGAAACTTCAGAAAAGTAGCTTGTATTCGAAGAAATCGATTTTTTTATTCACAGCGTGATCGCGCATCTCCTGGCTAAGATCGATGAGAACGAGGACAGGGAGATACTCCAGAATCAGTACAAGGACATTTCCCAAGAGCTGAACCTCAAGTGCGAACTGCTGAGGAAGTACAAGTACAAAGTGAAAACGTTGGAGAAGGAGATCAGGGATCTACAGGGTGAATTCGAGGTGGAGAGACAAGATTATCTGGAATCCATAAGGAAGCAGGACAGAAAGATCGTCCTACTGTCTCAGATTGCCGAAAAAATTTCTGCCACGTTGAAGAAAGACTGTAATTATAGGTgagtttgaaaaattgaaaataattactgaaatagatcctaattcGACTCTAGATCAGTTAATTGAACCACCGATCTTTTTCCAGTAACCTAGAGGCGATCAAAGAACAAGCTTTGTGGCTGGAAGAATCGCAAATGTATAGATTGCCAGAGCTCATAACTCATCGGACAAAACTACCAACTCCAGGTATGGAAAATTCAATcgaattttgcaaatttttcaaGGGAATGTCACTTTCAGGTCGTCTAGTCGACATACAGACAGCTCCAGCTCGGTTGAATTCATTTACTGAAGACGAAAAAGTGagtatgaaataaaataaaaaaaaacatataagTTTTTCCATAGCTTAGGGAAGTCATATGTTCAGAAGGGTACCTGACTTCAACTCATGGTTTTCCAGCAATAATagttgaaaaatcatcaaaCATGTTTCGTTTTGTGAGGAAACAAATACCACATTATTCTCGAAATAGATTCAGTTAGAAGGGAAGGTCAACCTAGTCGTTAAATCAATAGGCTCTTTTGAACGTTTATATATCTAAACGTTTGAATACAATGGGTACACCAGAACTTTATATCTCAAATGGGTTGAAAATGTGAAACAGTTTCATCTAGATGATTCAGGAAAATTGCATTTATTTTATGCAGTGGCGGCGTTTTGCAAAGTGATTTTGAATTAATTCACAATTAAGAAGGATTCAAAACCACCTATCTATTAAATTCTAGACAAATATTGCATTTGGGCCATTaatttatgatattttttagGATGGTCGAAAATTAGATGCCGAAACTATAATTGAGCACTATTTTCCTCCACGGAAAAGAGCAAATGAACTACTGAACCAATCGACCAAACTAGATACAGCCAAAGTTTTCAACACTTGGAGAGGTAGGCATTTTTATGAGTTGGTCATGGTGGAAAAatcttaattttcgaaaatatcttgaaTATTAACCATCACAAGACCGATTCAACCCTGTATTTACCAACCCCAACTATCTGATGAAACCATTAcatgaaaaaatcaatattcaacacatcatttcaaaattattcatctTTAGATTGatcataaaaacaattttaGCCTGCTATAATGGTTGAATTCTTGTTAAAGGATTCCACAACAGTGCGGAAGTAGAACTATTCAATTTATGTAAAATAGGTCGAAATTATGTTCCAGAATTCACCAAAAGAAATAAAGCAAGGTCTTCAGATCATCTCAACGCGATCATAGTATCGTCACCAAATAGACACAGAGGTGGTTTGCCAAAAAGTATGAATGGTTTGAACAATTTGTGGCTCCATGGTACGTTAAGcactaaaattttcattatttattcgCTTGGATTCGAAAACATGTCATTATATCTTGATTTCCACCTCAGTCATTTCATTTCCCCAACCGAACTTAGTGTAGATTCACTATTTTCTAGAATACATTTAAGGATTCGTtcacaaatattcaattttacaGGTACTACTTCGAAACTACCGCATGATAGTAACTTGAAGAAACCCCTACAACTTGAGGCCCTACCCAACATAAATCCTCCTAAAAACGCGACTGTAAGCAGCTTCGAACTggacatcaattcctaaagtTACTTCAAAGTGGAGGATGGATCTGTAAGGttaaaatgaaatttcgaaacATTACAGTCGCCTTAGGAAGGAATTTATGATGAATGAGGTACACCCAGTATATTGCCGCGTCGTACTGGGTTCGAAATAATCGTTCTCCGCACGGTTCCAAAAGCTAATGCTACAGAGTGACTGAAAAAAGTACTATTGAAGAAATTGTATTTTTTCGTACGTATTAATATAACACTACATAACGCATAAAATAATATGAAGAGTCATCAAACCCATTGATGAACCTGAAGAGCGTGAAAAACAAGGTGGaaccacattttcatttttacgaTTACTAGGGCCATCTATTCTTCGAACATCCAAGGTTTCCTATATCGTAGCGAATAAACCTAGAAAACTGTATTGTCTCAGCTCCTCCTAGCGGATACTACAGGAACTAATTGTTGAGAATCGTACAGACACCTGTAATGATTGGAAGTCAACCTAGAAAACTGCATTATCAACACTGCATTCTAGCGGATAGTAGAGGAACTACGTATCGCGTACTACAGAAACCTGCCTCTACCACCACTAAATTGATCTAGAAAACTGCATTATCCACTATAGGCGCGAATATTCTATGCTTTGAAAGGTAATGCTCAGCTTGACCTagataaaaaaatgtaaacattGCGAACTAAACAAT includes:
- the LOC123319746 gene encoding osmotic avoidance abnormal protein 3 isoform X1, whose protein sequence is MAENVKVIVRCRPMNRRERESNCKCCVKCHNCMVELWDPNEGSTFPKQFTFDYAFDENSTTEIIYNDICYPLVESVLEGYNATIFVYGQTGCGKSHTMEGNRNQEPPDKGVISRAFEHIFEAIAVTTGVKYLAIISYLEIYNEQIRDLLLPTDKISANCTLSLKETPNEGVTVPGLTSHPVHDAAECEKFLSVGSKNRMIGATLMNQNSSRSHSIFTISIEQISVQNNNESIRKGKLNLVDLAGSERQAKTGATGDRLKEATKINLSLSALGNVISALVDGKAKHIPYRDSKLTRLLQDSLGGNTRTLMIACIGPSSRDYMETLSTLRYANRAKNIYNKPKVNEDPKDTILRQYQEEIERLKTLLETKTTTDGTKLADIIESNDNLQLTNTELDAKRDELIREYEEEMQKLKNLHENEKIEKENILKQIEQIKKEYERSLNVMNREMKVRKEKDLVTDEEILRRIEVLKASMIGGERAHDKELSERRKRKKRAAEQRASVIAHLLAKIDENEDREILQNQYKDISQELNLKCELLRKYKYKVKTLEKEIRDLQGEFEVERQDYLESIRKQDRKIVLLSQIAEKISATLKKDCNYSNLEAIKEQALWLEESQMYRLPELITHRTKLPTPGRLVDIQTAPARLNSFTEDEKDGRKLDAETIIEHYFPPRKRANELLNQSTKLDTAKVFNTWRGRNYVPEFTKRNKARSSDHLNAIIVSSPNRHRGGLPKSMNGLNNLWLHGTTSKLPHDSNLKKPLQLEALPNINPPKNATVSSFELDINS
- the LOC123319746 gene encoding osmotic avoidance abnormal protein 3 isoform X2; amino-acid sequence: MAENVKVIVRCRPMNRRERESNCKCCVKCHNCMVELWDPNEGSTFPKQFTFDYAFDENSTTEIIYNDICYPLVESVLEGYNATIFVYGQTGCGKSHTMEGNRNQEPPDKGVISRAFEHIFEAIAVTTGVKYLAIISYLEIYNEQIRDLLLPTDKISANCTLSLKETPNEGVTVPGLTSHPVHDAAECEKFLSVGSKNRMIGATLMNQNSSRSHSIFTISIEQISVQNNNESIRKGKLNLVDLAGSERQAKTGATGDRLKEATKINLSLSALGNVISALVDGKAKHIPYRDSKLTRLLQDSLGGNTRTLMIACIGPSSRDYMETLSTLRYANRAKNIYNKPKVNEDPKDTILRQYQEEIERLKTLLETKTTTDGTKLADIIESNDNLQLTNTELDAKRDELIREYEEEMQKLKNLHENEKIEKENILKQIEQIKKEYERSLNVMNREMKVRKEKDLVTDEEILRRIEVLKASMIGGERAHDKELSERRKRKKRAAEQRASVIAHLLAKIDENEDREILQNQYKDISQELNLKCELLRKYKYKVKTLEKEIRDLQGEFEVERQDYLESIRKQDRKIVLLSQIAEKISATLKKDCNYSNLEAIKEQALWLEESQMYRLPELITHRTKLPTPGRLVDIQTAPARLNSFTEDEKDGRKLDAETIIEHYFPPRKRANELLNQSTKLDTAKVFNTWREFTKRNKARSSDHLNAIIVSSPNRHRGGLPKSMNGLNNLWLHGTTSKLPHDSNLKKPLQLEALPNINPPKNATVSSFELDINS